The Vitis vinifera cultivar Pinot Noir 40024 chromosome 1, ASM3070453v1 DNA segment tggCTTCTTATAGAAGCTCTATTTtgacttatataaaaaattcttttatgtttaataaaatttttgtaatattaatattactCTTTAAAAATTGTAACTTTGGTTTCATCTTCAGCTTCTAGCTAAATGGAGAAAGATTTAGAGTCTAATACATAACTTATACAAATGGCAGTGAAGGAAAGAGTGATATGTTCAAACTTGAGTAACAggacaagaagaaaaatgagaagaacCATAGCATGGTCATATAGGATGGCAAATGGGTGAGTTAGTCTCAGTCTCAATTATTTACATTTATGTTAcacttataatttataaatattataaattttataatttatttttatgaaaccgtaatttttattttatatgtattaaaaaaagaaaaaaaaattattattatttttatttaagtatcTATGTAATTGGGATATATTGAGACAAGTTAAGGAAATACTTGAATCTAACTtgggtttgaaaaaaaaaatattcaaacttATTCCTATCTTATTTATACTTCTCTCTAGCACATTCTATTATGGGTAGGGTAGAACAACACTTCACGAatataagaggaaaaaaatgaaatagaataaaaataataattattattatttaagcaTCTATGTAATTGGGATATATTGAGACAACTTAAGACAATACTTGAATCCATTGGGTTTGGAATTCAATTTATTCCTATCTTATTTATACTTCTCTCAAACACATTCTATTATGGGTAAGGTAGAACAACACTTCTATATTAGAGATATTAGCAtgtaagttttatttaaaaaaaaggttatatatataataaaattattattattatttaattaaatatctaCATAATCGCCACAAAATACCATGTagattgaaaaatgataaactCTCACTGATTGAGTTTAAATAGCACACCGAATGGATCATTCAATGGAAAGCCAAAGGCGAAGACTTAACACCTAAAGGTTGGGTGAGAGAAAGCGCCCTATGTTGATACCTAATGTACACCACCACCTATTGAAATGGATTAATAAACATTGCTTTTCTATTACTTGTAGCAGCATTGCTTCCTTTTGTTCACCATGAATAATTCAATATTGAGAAACAAGGTCTTGTGGGTCATCTCCAACAGCGCCAAAAAGGCAATGTAAtctagttttcaaaaaaaataaataaatttctcaaCACATCTTATTAAGGGTAAGGTTGTCTTTAGTTTTTCATAAAGTGATATTAAAGTAATCCTGGGAGTATACGGGGAACTACTGTTTTCCGATGGCAGGGCCACAGAGCATTTTCCAATCTCACTTTCCCTTTTCTCACTCTAAATTTTGCTTTAAAGTATGCAACAACTCAGAGCTTTCAATAATTACCTCTTTATGCCATGATTTGGTCATTGACAGTCATATGGTATCTCTCACCTTCATCCATTTCCCAACCCCACATTCTCTATCACACAGCCTTCACTTGTAAGGGGTCCATCACAGGAAAAAGACAGCTCAGTCCCCTATTAAATTACTATTTAAAAGGTGAAAAAGGTGGACTGTTTtgttgaagaagatgaagtgtTAAATCCTAAATCATGTGACAATGATGCCTTGACAAAATCCCAGAATCGAATCATCATCTTTATATTAAGCATAATACATCAGGAAATATTGAGTATGTGCAATCATAAATTCAAAGGAGAGATCAATATGATCAGTTTAATCATCATTAATCAGAAATTGCAAAGTTCCCATCAATCATACAATCAGACAGCCATAGCCTAAGACAAAAGTgctgcaaattttgaaggaaaattggtaggaaaaatagaaggaaaattttaataatcagcagtaattattcaaaatcaagattcAGCAATCATGTAAGCATGGATTGCCTGCATTTGGGACACTGAATCCAAGCCCAGTTTTTTTGCTTTATGCATACATTGCTTAGGTATCAAGTTCCTGCTACAAAGGGCACATAGATGAACTCAAAAATGATGGAAAAGTGAGTATTATCCTCCCGAGCAAGGAACCGTAGCTTTACCAATCAATGGAGAGAGAGACATTTTTGTtactattttcaaattcaaataaaatgggGAGGGAAAGAGAGGAAACTATAAAGGATCAAAATGGCTGATTCTTGAACCCAAAGCTTCAATATCACCTACTTCCTGCCAACCTTATCTTTTAAGCAAAACCTTAATCTGAAGCTCTCACCCCACCACAATGATTCTCACTCAATCTCTCTCCCTCCCCCACACTGACTAATCCCTTCCCACTTTCCTCTCAATCTTTAATTGTTAATCGATGGACTTCTCTCACTAGGTGTTAAACTTTCTCTCTGAGCTCCTCCCATTTCAGAGGAACTATCAGATGGGGTCAATCCAAACACCCATCACAATGCGAAGCTCCGCAATACTAGAAAGTTCTTGCGGCTACTTGCTTCAAGAATTGCAGGCAAGTCTCTGCAATAAGTATTGGTTATGAaatagttttaatgttttggtTTCATAATTTGCCCTATTGATTCTCAATCTATTTTCCTTCTGCAAAAACAGATGATCTGGGATGAAGTAGGAGAAGATCAGTATGAAAGAGAGAAGGTTCTACTAGATCTAGAACAGGAGTGTCTCGAAGTTTATCGACGAAAAGTTGATAGTGCAAATATTTCAAGAGCACGCCTGCATCAGGAGTTGGCAGAGTCTGAGGCTGAATTTACTCATCTTCTTTTGTCCCTCGGAGAACGGTCTCTTCCTGGACGGGTACTCTTATTTTTCACTCTTCCCAGTCACAAAGAAGATAACCAGAAACCATAAATTAGAATGCACATACTTAGTGATAAAGGTGATCAGGAACATAGGAAAAATTCAGGTTTCCAGAATGATTCAGCACTCaataaactagaaaaatattgtGAAAAAAAGTAGTTTAGTTGAGAAAATGCCTTTAGAAGGATTATTGCAGAGTTATTTGGTTGCTCCTACTGTGTTTTGAATAAATATGTTCATAGACTGAAGCTTTTAGAAGGATCATTTTGTACACATGACAAATTACACTTTCCAAACTAATAAAATTCCTATATATTTTGGTCTGGTTTTGGTCAATATTGATCTAATCTCCTTAGGTTTCTGCTGACAATTCTAGAGAAATAGCCCATTAGATGGGGTGTGATAATTTGGCCAATGTGTCCTAAGCAAGGACGGTTTATTATTACATGGAGAGAGTAACTCATTTTGACACTATTAGTCACTATCCACATGTACTCACCGAGGCTAACCATGGATATTATGTCCACAACAGCCAGAAAAAATGGCAGGAACACTGAAGGAGCAGCTAGATTCAATCACCCCAGTTCTACGTGAGATGCAGCTGAGGAAGGAAGAAAGGATGAACCAGTTTCGAGCTGTACAAGGGCAGATTCAGAAAATTTCTGCAGAAATTGCAGGTCAATCAGAGTATGATGACTCATCGTCAACTGTCATAGTGAATGAAAACGATCTTTCACTGAAGAAACTTGAGGAGTACCAAATTGAGCTACAAAGGCTACACAAGGAGAAGGTATTTTAACAATGAACCAATAATCGTTTGTGGGATACGAATTTGGTACAAGTCAAATTGATAAGCTCTAATTTTATGTTTCTCTTTTGTTGATCATGAAGAGTGACAGGCTCCAGAGAGTGGAAAAATACATAAGTACAGTTCAAAACCTGTCTACAACATTGGGGATGGATTCATCTGTGATCATCACAAAGGTTCATCCAAGCTTGAATGAATTGTGTGGAATATCTAAAAACATAAGTGACAGTATTCTGGCTAAACTCAACAGCACCGTGGAGTCTCttgaggaagaaaagaaaacacgGCTTGAGAAGGTGAAACTTACTTATGCTGTTGTTCTTTCCTTTGCATTGGAGCCTGGTCTTATTCAAGGGTAGGACCTAGCACCTGTGCTGCAGCAAAACATGCTTATTTAAATACTGCCTTCATGAGGAGTGGCTGTGAAACCATGCAAATACACAATTACATATAATTTAGAATATGAATTCAAAGCAAATCTAGTGCACAGCAGAGAACACAAATGAATTGCTTCAACttgtctttttttaaatatgaagcTCATTAATCAAATCAAGCATGAGAAAGATAAATGTGGTTCTCAATGAATTTTGACCTTTTGCAGCTTCACCATCTCGGTAAAGCATTGACAAACTTGTGGAATCTTATGGACACACCCTATGAAGACAGGCAGTTATTTTCTCATGTTACCAAATTATTATCTGTCTCATCAGCAGAAATATCTAATCCTGGAAGCCTCACCCTCGATACAATAAAGCAGGTCAGTGTCCGTATCATATAAGACACCCAAAACTTAAAAGGCATCAAAATCACAACTAGGATTTAATGGTATTTCAAATTGTTACAAGGCTGAGGCTGAAGTGGAGAGACTGGATCACCTAAAAGCAAGCAAGATGAAAGAGCTTTTCCTTAAGAAACAAATTGAGCTTGAGGAAATATGCAATAGATCACACATGGAGATACCTTCACAGTCAGAGATGGACAACATAATGAACCTTATTAACTCTGGTAAgatcaagtttttttttcaaataaaaattatgatgtTGCTCTTCTCTACAACTATGCTAGCTCACAACCTGACTCAAATGTGCGAAAGGGGAGATTGACCACGCTGATCTCCTCATGAGCATGGATGAACAGATATCAAGAGCTAGAGAAGAAGCTTCTAGCAGGAAGACAATAATGGAGAAGGTGGAAAAGTGGATGTTAGCACGTGATGAGGAGCGCTGGTTGGAAGAATACATGAGAGTTAGTTTCTACCCATTGATTGACATGATATGTTGGCTCCAACTTCTGCATCTgcttaattttttctattaaattctTGTTTTCAGGATGAGAACCGATATTCAGTTAGCAGAGGTGCTCACAGGAACCTAAAACGTGCAGAACGAGCACGGATTACAGTTAACAAACTCCCTGGTGAGTTCCTTAGTCTTATAATTCAAACCCAACATAAAGTTAGATGCCAAGAGGGAATTGCATTCACATAACCTAAATGTGCAGAAACAATCCAAATTACAATTTTGggcttaaaaaatgaaatatgtaaTTGGCAAGAAGATTTGGCAACAATTTCCCTAATCAGAATCAGTGAAATCATATGAGAAGACTATTAGTTTACACAGAACCTGAGGCATTGTACCCCAAGGCTATGTCAGAAGTCAACTCCCTGAATTTCAAAACATATATGGTTCCAGGACACCAATGATTATAACCAATTATAAACGCACACGCAGACATGTTTGTATGCATACATGTATGGTTTCATCCAATGGTTTAAATGCAGCTCTAGTGGATCTGTTGATAGCCAAGACTAAGAGTTGGGAAGAAGAAAGAACAAAGGTTTTCTTGTATGATGAGGTAAGATATTCTATTTCTTGTAAGTACGTCTTTGAGATGATAttctttcatataattatattCTGGAACCCAGAGCACCTTAGAATGTCTGAACCACCTAACTATTCTAATATGGACTTCAAAACTGACATCAACAAAGAATGTACatattgaaaattgttttataggAACCTactttaaaacttttttcctCATCATGTTCTTGGAATAAGTAGATCCAGTTCATTCCTTGCACCAGGAAGTAACAATATCTTAGTTTACTCGAATCCTGTCACAAATTATTACTTATCTAACTGATAAGTGAAGGAACGATCCAAACATAATATTTGCTTCATCTAGAAAGCTCATCAAGTCTAACATGCAGGTTTTCTGTTCTGGAAATGTTATGTAGttatcaatttttctaaaattgtcAGGCAAATGCAAATTATATATGGTCAAGCAATCTGCAATTCTACCCTGATAAACCAAATTTGATCTTACATGGGAAATGATAGCTTTCATTATCCAGGTGCCTCTGCTAGCAATGTTAGAAGAGTACAATTTGTCAAGGcaggaaagagaagaagagaagcAAAGACAAAGGGTTAGTATCAAGTGACACTGCAAAACACAGTAGTTCTGATATTTGTGAAGAACATGCAGAGATCACATTCTTTCTTGATCTATTTATATTTCTCTCCTATTGCTTTTGTAATGTTAGTATTTTACCcacatgaaaaattaaatccaCCTTCCACAATTACCTCTTTATTCTTACGAAATATGTGATGAGGTGGCTTCTCCTCCACAGGAGAAGAAGAAAGTGCAAAGCCAAGTGGTAGTTGAACAAGAAAATTTGTTTGGGTCCAGGCCAAGCACCAGCAGTCGCCGCCTTTCAAACATGAGCTTGAATGGAGGTTTTAGCACCGCTACTGCTTTAAATAGAAGGCTCTCCCTGGGTATCCAGCAGTTGGGTTCAAACAGCATCAACTCACCAACTCAAGGCTTATCCTTCATAAAGGAAGGAAAGAAGGCTCAGGGACAAAAGATGTCTGTTCGACTGAGCCTTGTTTCTCATCCTAGAGAAGAAACAGCTTCAGTGGTCCCAACATTTTCAGGCCCCTTATCCCCATGAATTTTGACTCAAATTACAGGGTCTTCACGTACATGAGA contains these protein-coding regions:
- the LOC100264256 gene encoding 65-kDa microtubule-associated protein 8, whose translation is MGSIQTPITMRSSAILESSCGYLLQELQMIWDEVGEDQYEREKVLLDLEQECLEVYRRKVDSANISRARLHQELAESEAEFTHLLLSLGERSLPGRPEKMAGTLKEQLDSITPVLREMQLRKEERMNQFRAVQGQIQKISAEIAGQSEYDDSSSTVIVNENDLSLKKLEEYQIELQRLHKEKSDRLQRVEKYISTVQNLSTTLGMDSSVIITKVHPSLNELCGISKNISDSILAKLNSTVESLEEEKKTRLEKLHHLGKALTNLWNLMDTPYEDRQLFSHVTKLLSVSSAEISNPGSLTLDTIKQAEAEVERLDHLKASKMKELFLKKQIELEEICNRSHMEIPSQSEMDNIMNLINSGEIDHADLLMSMDEQISRAREEASSRKTIMEKVEKWMLARDEERWLEEYMRDENRYSVSRGAHRNLKRAERARITVNKLPALVDLLIAKTKSWEEERTKVFLYDEVPLLAMLEEYNLSRQEREEEKQRQREKKKVQSQVVVEQENLFGSRPSTSSRRLSNMSLNGGFSTATALNRRLSLGIQQLGSNSINSPTQGLSFIKEGKKAQGQKMSVRLSLVSHPREETASVVPTFSGPLSP